In the Streptomyces sp. SJL17-4 genome, TACGGTCCGCGATTCCCGGACGGCCGCGTCGTAGAGTTCTACGACGCGGCCGCTCCGGTCCTCGTGACAATCTGCCCTGCTCGTGGGCCGCGTGCTCACGTAGGCTCGAACCACACGCCATCACCACGACGGGGAGGGGGCCCACAGTGCTCATCGACACCTATGGCCGGGTGGCCACCGACCTGCGCGTCTCGCTCACCGACCGCTGCAATCTCCGCTGCACGTACTGCATGCCGGAAGAGGGCCTGCAGTGGCTCGCGAAGCCCGATCTCCTCACCGACGACGAGATCGTCCGGCTCATCCGCATCGCCGTCACCGACCTCGGCGTCACCGAGGTCCGCTTCACCGGCGGCGAGCCCCTCCTCCGCCCCGGCCTCGTCGGCATCGTCGAGCGCTGCGCGGCCCTGGAGCCGCGCCCCCGGATGTCCCTCACCACCAACGGCATCGGGCTGAAGCGCACGGCCGCCGCACTGAAGGCCGCCGGTCTCGACCGGGTCAACGTCTCCCTGGACACCCTGCGCCCCGAGGTCTTCAAGACCCTCACCCGGCGCGACCGTCACCAGGACGTCCTCGACGGCATGGCCGCCGCCCGCGAGGCCGGCCTCACCCCGGTCAAGGTCAACGCCGTCCTGATGCCCGGGCTCAACGCCGACGAGGCCCCCGACCTGCTCGCCTGGGCGGTCGCGGAGGGTTACGAGCTCCGCTTCATCGAGCAGATGCCGCTGGACGCCCAGCACGGCTGGAAGCGCGACGGCATGATCACCGCCGGGGACATCCTGGAGTCCCTGCGCACCCGCTTCACCCTGACGCCGGAAGGCGCCGACGAGCGGGGCTCGGCCCCCGCCGAGCGCTGGGTCGTGGACGGCGGATCGCACACGGTCGGCGTCATCGCCTCCGTCACCCGTCCGTTCTGCCGGGCCTGCGACCGCACCCGGCTCACCGCCGACGGCCAGGTGCGGACCTGTCTGTTCGCCACCGAGGAGACCGACCTGCGGGCCACGCTCCGCTCGGACGCCTCCGACGCCAA is a window encoding:
- the moaA gene encoding GTP 3',8-cyclase MoaA, which encodes MLIDTYGRVATDLRVSLTDRCNLRCTYCMPEEGLQWLAKPDLLTDDEIVRLIRIAVTDLGVTEVRFTGGEPLLRPGLVGIVERCAALEPRPRMSLTTNGIGLKRTAAALKAAGLDRVNVSLDTLRPEVFKTLTRRDRHQDVLDGMAAAREAGLTPVKVNAVLMPGLNADEAPDLLAWAVAEGYELRFIEQMPLDAQHGWKRDGMITAGDILESLRTRFTLTPEGADERGSAPAERWVVDGGSHTVGVIASVTRPFCRACDRTRLTADGQVRTCLFATEETDLRATLRSDASDAKVAELWRKAMWGKKAGSGLDDPEFLQPDRPMSAIGG